The Zingiber officinale cultivar Zhangliang chromosome 10A, Zo_v1.1, whole genome shotgun sequence genome contains a region encoding:
- the LOC122026570 gene encoding uncharacterized protein LOC122026570, with product MVVREDESEADICADSDDLNSLDDSDEDEVKNYPLFDPKKDFENLELKLGLVFNSKKEAKFTIESHCIRQGRPVKFVKNDNIWLWAKCNDDNCCWMIHVAKMTNDNCWQVRNFDGCHSHCVRDFKNKCVNSTWLGKTFAKKFSTNPKLGHLEFREEISTILQSDFSRKTAYMAKRKALKLVQGSVEEQFQQIRKYCAELKRSDVGATIVLKLTEDDEGPRFQRLYVYFSACKQGFKNACRRIIGVDGCFLKVEHGGQLLSAVGLDPNNNIFPICYAMVERETKDSWTWFLRLLDEDIGIGNDPHTWAFMSDKQKGLIPALESLFPDVEHRFCVRHLESNMKRDGFKSVAIKIAFWAAAKATRIEEFQVHMAELKDIDTKAYGWLVNKPESQWCKAYFSTTSKSDILLNNMCESFNSFILDAREKPIIEMFEIIRNLLMGRFQKNRERAEKWKGRICSKIRDVLEKIYVEAIRYSPMKSDEMHYQITRSDDRRDQHLAFLASTLYAPFGAKKMIQRHMSILITW from the exons ATGGTTGTCCGTGAGGATGAAAGTGAAGCGGATATTTGTGCAGACAGTGATGATTTAAACAGTCTTGATGATTCTGATGAGGATGAAGTTAAAAATTATCCATTGTTTGATCCAAAGaaggattttgaaaatctagAGTTGAAGCTTGGTTTAGTTTTTAACTCAAAAAAAGAAGCAAAATTCACAATTGAAAGTCATTGCATTAGACAAGGAAGACCTGTGAAGTTTGTAAAAAATGATAATATCTGGCTTTGGGCTAAGTGCAATGATGATAATTGCTGTTGGATGATCCATGTTGCGAAGATGACTAATGATAACTGTTGGCAAGTAAGAAATTTTGATGGATGTCACAGTCATTGTGTTCGGGATTTTAAAAACAAGTGTGTCAACTCAACATGGTTGGGAAAAACTTTTGCTAAAAAATTCAGCACAAATCCTAAATTGGGACACTTGGAGTTTAGGGAAGAGATTTCTACCATCCTGCAATCAGATTTTTCGAGGAAGACTGCCTACATGGCTAAGAGAAAGGCGCTGAAATTGGTGCAAGGTTCTGTCGAGGAGCAATTTCAGCAAATAAGGAAGTATTGTGCTGAATTGAAAAGATCTGACGTTGGGGCTACTATAGTTTTGAAGTTGACGGAGGATGATGAAGGTCCAAGGTTTCAGAGATTATATGTTTATTTTTCAGCGTGTAAGCAAGGATTTAAGAATGCTTGTCGGCGTATCATTGGTGTTGATGGATGCTTCTTAAAGGTAGAACATGGTGGGCAATTGTTATCGGCCGTGGGGCTAGATCcaaataataatatatttccaATATGTTATGCAATGGTTGAGCGTGAAACAAAAGATAGTTGGACATGGTTTCTTCGCCTCTTAGATGAAGACATTGGTATTGGCAATGATCCACATACCTGGGCATTTATGTCAGATAAGCAAAAAGGTTTGATTCCTGCACTTGAATCATTGTTTCCTGATGTTGAACATAGATTTTGTGTGAGACATTTAGAGAGCAATATGAAACGTGATGGATTCAAGAGTGTAGCGATTAAGATCGCCTTTTGGGCTGCGGCAAAGGCAACAAGAATTGAAGAGTTTCAAGTGCACATGGCTGAGTTAAAAGACATTGATACAAAAGCATATGGATGGTTGGTGAACAAACCTGAAAGCCAGTGGTGTAAGGCATATTTCAGCACCACTTCTAAATCAGACATCTTGTTGAATAACATGTGCGAAAGTTTTAACAGCTTTATATTAGATGCTAGGGAGAAGCCAATAATTGAGATGTTTGAGATAATACGAAATCTTTTGATGGGCAGATTTcaaaaaaatagagagagggcTGAGAAATGGAAAGGTCGAATTTGTTCAAAGATCAGAGATGTGTTAGAAAAGATCTATGTGGAGGCTATTAGGTATTCCCCCATGAAATCAGATGAAATGCACTACCAGATAACAAGGTCAGATGATAGACGTGATCAACATTTG GCATTCCTTGCAAGCACGCTGTATGCGCCATTTGGTGCAAAAAAGATGATCCAGAGGCATATGTCCATCCTTATTACTTGGTAG